GGTAGAGATTGTACACGAAACTGTCCTTATTATTGATCAGAACTAGTCTCCTCAAGGATAGCTCCCACCATTGCCTTCATTTTATTTTCAGTTTCGAACCACTCGTTTTCAGGCACCGAGTCGTACACGATACCGGCACCCGCCTGCGTAAACCATCGACGACCCGTTGAGAAAATGGTACGGATCGATATCGCGAAGTCCATATCTCCAGTCCAGCTGACGTATCCGACGCCTCCGGCGTATGGACCTCGCTTGTACACTTCCAGCTCATCGATGATCTCCATAGCCCTCACCTTAGGGGCCCCGGAAACCGTCCCGGCCGGAAACGTCGCACGGAGTACGTCCCACGGGGTGACTCCATCTTTCCTCTCACCCACCACCTCGGACACGATGTGCTGTACATGGCTGTATTTCTCAACTTCCATAAGCCGCGTGACTTCGACCGTCCCGGGCTTTGAGACTTTACCAACGTCGTTCCTGGCGAGGTCTACGAGCATCGCGTGCTCTGCGAGTTCTTTCTCGTCTTTGAGCATCTCGCGGGTCAGCTCCTTATCCTCTTCCGGGGTACTGCCTCGAGGTCTAGTGCCGGCTATGGGTTTCGTAACGATGTGATCACCTTCTAACCGGACGAGCGTCTCGGGGCTGGATCCGATTATCCTCCGCTCGCCAAACTCCAGGCAGTACATGTATGGGGACGGGTTGATGTCGCGGAGTCTCCGGTACACTTCGAGTGGATCCGCGACCGCCCGCACCTCCACTCGTCTCGAGAGTACGACTTGGAAAATGTCCCCAGAGACTATGTACTCCTTCGCTCGCTCGACGATGCCCTCGAACTCCTCTTTCTCCAGGTCCCGCCTCAGTTCCCCCATCCTGTACACCTTGGGGACCGTCCGTCCACTCACTTCTCGAACACACTCTTCGATCGCCTCCGCCGTCCACTCGACCTCATAGTCATCGGGATGGACGGAAATCAGCTCAACTCGATCCTCGTAGTGATCGAAGCGTATCACCGAGTCGTAGAGACACAGCTCGAAGGACGGCCACTCCGGGTCGGCGATAGTAGTTGGCTTGATGTCCAGCCAGTCCTCGACGACATCGTACGATATGTAGCCTACGAGACCGCCGACGAATCCGGATCCCTCGACCTTCGGGATCCGGGAGAACACTCGGCGCATGAGTTGGAAGTAGTCCTCATCGGTTTCCTTTCGACCTTCGACTACCAATTCAGCGTACTCCGGATCACCGACGTCCACGCGGACTCGACCGTCGACACACTCTACCTTGAGCGCAGGTGAGAAACCTACGAAGGAGTATCGGCCGCTGGCACCGATCTCGGCTGACTCGAGTAGGAACGTGTGTGAGGACAGCATCCTCAGGGCTGCGTAAACCTCGTCAGGAGACCTGTCTACGTCTAACTCTCTTACCGTCAAGCGCACTTCATAGCACACCCTACTACTATCGGTGTTACATGAACTTCCAAGTACGCGGCGACGATCAAGCCTGCGATACAAACGGCCATGTTACGTATTACCCAACCTGGAACCTCCAAGTTCCCGCGAGGCCACTGCTCGTGGAGACGGACTCTATAGATCAAGTAATCGGCCAGATGCACGCCCATAGCTCCCGCGATGATCAGCATCGGGAATTCGATTACTCCGTGGGGGAGTAAAGCCGCACCCAGTAGGGAGACCGGGCCAAAGTTCTGCAATATCCACATCGCGAAGGCTCCAGCGGCGAACCCGTTGATCGCTGGAACCAGCAGCGGTCCGAGTTTCAGCGTCAGTATCACGTCGGCCTCTTTATATCGCCGTACGTCGAACCCGAGCTTGCGAGCTAATTTGACGAGGATCGGAGCGTACGGAGGGTTACCAAAGGTTCTGCGGAAGACGCCGGAAGCGTACCTCGTCGCCAGCCGGTCCAGAGTTAACGCTACCAGGCCGCCGAACGTGCTCATTAGTATCGCCATGGCGTTCCATATCGTGATAGACATAGTGAATCGCTCCATCGGTAAGGGTAGGAGACGCGCGAGTGCTTCCACCTTCTGACACGTAATCCGAAGGACGATGTCGGGAAGGGAAGGAAGCATGAAGTACGTGATCATTCCCAGTAAGCTCGAAATAAGGAAGACGTCGATCACCGCCACGATATAGCGCCAGGGACTTCCCACCGATGTACCCCCCGGATGATGAATACGGCGGATTGCGGAACGTGGTGACGAGGGACCCAGTCACCTGACTTCGGCTCTGAATGTCACGAACACCGGCCCCTCAATTTTGATCTCACCTCCTTTTTTGGTTACGTAGCGCAACAGCTTCCGAGGAAGACTCAGGTTAACCTGAGAGGGGCGGCTCACTTTACGCACTGACACCGTGGTCTCCCCCCCTCCGGTCGCGAGCAGCTCCTCTACTTCGTAAGCCAGCCGCGCCGCCAGCCCTTCTTCGAAAGATACTCCGGAATACACGCCTTTCTCGCGGATCTCACGACCGAAGTCGCCCTCGGGCGGGACGGCGTACAGGCTCCCATCGAGGACGTAAACGCGGTTGAAGGCCGCGGGTCCCGCGAGAGGTTCTCCCCTCTCTTCCTCGACGGCGTGGATTACCACCTTCCGATCGCCGAACTCCCCGCGGAACAACTCGACTTCCACGGGTCCCTCCTCGTCGGCGTGCTCCTGGAGCCCTCGCACCACCTCACGGACTAGCTGTTCCCCGAACGACGTAGCCGGCTTCCGCTCGTAGTCGATCATCCTAGCCAGCTCCAGATCCGAAGGTTCCCACGGTTCGTACTCTACATATGCAAGGGAACGCACGTCGTCGATACCGTGGAGGACCATGCAAAGTCGTTCCACGCCGATCCCGAGGTTCATGACCGGATATTCGATCCCGTACTCCGCCAGCGCCACCGGTGAGTACAGCCCGAACGTCGCTATCTCCACCCAACCCGGTCCTAAATTCTCGTCCTCGATGGAGTCCTCCAGGTCGGGGTGATAGGCGTACACCTCAGTCTGTGTCCCGGGAACGTAGTACTTGGACATCTTCTCGTCGGGTATGAACTCGAAGTCTTCGAACCCAAACTGCCGGAGGATCGCCTCCGCCACTGCCTTCCCGGTATCCACGGTCACGTCGTCGCCGACTACGACGCACGACGCGGAGTGGTACGTCATCAAGTGACTCTCGTCCTCGCGCTGCTCACGCCGGAAGCACCTGTCGATGGAGAACAATCTCAGAGGTGGGTCCTCACGTTTCAGTATCTCCGAGATCGTTATAAACCAACCCGCGGTCATGTGTGATCGGAGGGTGAGCGGAGGCTCTAGCGGTTCGGGCTTCATGCGCTTGAGCTCGGGAAAGACTTCGTCCAGTACCCTTACCGCCGTCCCGTCATCCGTGTCAAGGGCCTCCGCGATCTCGTGTGTCAACTCGTCACCATCGACCTCACCCTTCTTGTACGCGTGCAGGGTTTCCCTCAGTCGTTCCACCTCCTCTTCGGACGGTTCCCGGCCCAACACCTCCGCCAGCTTCCCGACCTTGTCCGCTCCCAACCCCACGTCCGGACGCGGGAGTCCGGCGAGGTAGAAGCACCGATCCAAGACAGCCGCAGCCTCCGGGCCGAACTGCTTGTACACTTCCTCCTCGGGAATGATAACCGGATTCACGACCTCCTTGAAGCCTGCGCGCAGGTACGCTTCCCTCAGCTGCTGAATCGTCTCGAACAATGGATGGGGCTCGCCAGTTTCCACTTTGAGCTTCGGGTACCTGTCCCGAAGTCCCGGTTTTTGAACTAGCTTCGCACCTTCTTTCCAGGCCCGATCGAAGTCGCGCTGGGCTAAGGATTTCAGTTCCTCCAGCTTGTCACGGTCGAACGGCATTACTCGGTTACCCCTCACTTACTAAATCCGTCCATACTCTTCTCTTACGGCGATGCGTCAGAGTTGACCGCGGGACGTGAAGTGGTGTGCGATCGGAGGATCCAGTGCACGCTCCGATCGCACCGCGAGAACAGCCCGGAACCCTCTTCAGTATCCCTCCTGTTACCGAAGCTTAATCGGGAAAGTCCTTCCACGAGTCGTCCTCGACACCACCTCGTTCCAACGTCCTCTTCAACTCTTCCGTCTTACCTGCGATGGTGACCTCACTCCTGGTCCTCTCGAGGAGGGACCGGACTACGTCCTGCTTCCTCTTAAGATTGGGGACGACAGCCCTCGGGTAGTCGAACGTCATCGTCAGCGAGTATATCTCCTCCATCACGTTGAGGAATTCCTCGGCCCGGTCCAGGTCGCCCTCCCTCAGCGCGTCCACGACGATCCTTCTGAGCTCGCCTACGGCGTCCAACAGTCCCAGCAGGTAAGCTCGAGGACTCAAGTTGATCTCCTCGGGCGAGGGTGCCTTACGGTTTTTCACGATCGAGTACAGGATCTCCGCTTCGGCGTACTCCTGTAGGTGGTTCTCGGCGAACCCAGTGCGGA
Above is a window of Methanopyrus sp. SNP6 DNA encoding:
- the trpE gene encoding anthranilate synthase component I — its product is MRLTVRELDVDRSPDEVYAALRMLSSHTFLLESAEIGASGRYSFVGFSPALKVECVDGRVRVDVGDPEYAELVVEGRKETDEDYFQLMRRVFSRIPKVEGSGFVGGLVGYISYDVVEDWLDIKPTTIADPEWPSFELCLYDSVIRFDHYEDRVELISVHPDDYEVEWTAEAIEECVREVSGRTVPKVYRMGELRRDLEKEEFEGIVERAKEYIVSGDIFQVVLSRRVEVRAVADPLEVYRRLRDINPSPYMYCLEFGERRIIGSSPETLVRLEGDHIVTKPIAGTRPRGSTPEEDKELTREMLKDEKELAEHAMLVDLARNDVGKVSKPGTVEVTRLMEVEKYSHVQHIVSEVVGERKDGVTPWDVLRATFPAGTVSGAPKVRAMEIIDELEVYKRGPYAGGVGYVSWTGDMDFAISIRTIFSTGRRWFTQAGAGIVYDSVPENEWFETENKMKAMVGAILEETSSDQ
- a CDS encoding stage II sporulation protein M — protein: MGSPWRYIVAVIDVFLISSLLGMITYFMLPSLPDIVLRITCQKVEALARLLPLPMERFTMSITIWNAMAILMSTFGGLVALTLDRLATRYASGVFRRTFGNPPYAPILVKLARKLGFDVRRYKEADVILTLKLGPLLVPAINGFAAGAFAMWILQNFGPVSLLGAALLPHGVIEFPMLIIAGAMGVHLADYLIYRVRLHEQWPRGNLEVPGWVIRNMAVCIAGLIVAAYLEVHVTPIVVGCAMKCA
- the sepS gene encoding O-phosphoserine--tRNA ligase, with amino-acid sequence MPFDRDKLEELKSLAQRDFDRAWKEGAKLVQKPGLRDRYPKLKVETGEPHPLFETIQQLREAYLRAGFKEVVNPVIIPEEEVYKQFGPEAAAVLDRCFYLAGLPRPDVGLGADKVGKLAEVLGREPSEEEVERLRETLHAYKKGEVDGDELTHEIAEALDTDDGTAVRVLDEVFPELKRMKPEPLEPPLTLRSHMTAGWFITISEILKREDPPLRLFSIDRCFRREQREDESHLMTYHSASCVVVGDDVTVDTGKAVAEAILRQFGFEDFEFIPDEKMSKYYVPGTQTEVYAYHPDLEDSIEDENLGPGWVEIATFGLYSPVALAEYGIEYPVMNLGIGVERLCMVLHGIDDVRSLAYVEYEPWEPSDLELARMIDYERKPATSFGEQLVREVVRGLQEHADEEGPVEVELFRGEFGDRKVVIHAVEEERGEPLAGPAAFNRVYVLDGSLYAVPPEGDFGREIREKGVYSGVSFEEGLAARLAYEVEELLATGGGETTVSVRKVSRPSQVNLSLPRKLLRYVTKKGGEIKIEGPVFVTFRAEVR